From Deinococcus taeanensis, one genomic window encodes:
- a CDS encoding GntR family transcriptional regulator produces the protein MSKYPAIKASLKERLLGSEDLDGHALPSEPELARQFDVSRMTVRRAIDELEREGYVYRVQGAGTFSTGKRFQQGGFPVSPFADWSAHPNKRTQVIAAGLFPATPEIAGVLNLSVGDDFGFVHRLRWDGDLPIVIEKRYIDAQALPDLLSYDLSRVSVHDLLARRAEVPLTRVEQYLEAVNLRSEEAELLQVRPGSAALLMRRTTFSGEKRVSYVMYWVRSDRFKFESTFEP, from the coding sequence ATGTCCAAGTACCCAGCCATCAAAGCTTCGTTGAAAGAACGCCTGCTGGGCAGTGAAGACCTGGACGGCCACGCGCTGCCCAGTGAGCCGGAACTCGCGCGTCAATTCGATGTTTCGCGCATGACAGTCCGGCGCGCCATTGATGAACTGGAACGCGAAGGGTACGTGTACCGCGTTCAGGGCGCCGGCACGTTCTCCACCGGGAAACGGTTCCAGCAGGGCGGGTTCCCGGTGTCGCCGTTCGCCGACTGGTCGGCGCATCCCAACAAACGCACCCAGGTGATCGCGGCCGGGCTGTTCCCGGCCACCCCCGAGATTGCCGGCGTGCTGAACCTCTCGGTTGGGGACGACTTCGGCTTCGTGCACCGCCTCCGCTGGGACGGGGATCTCCCTATCGTGATCGAAAAGCGCTACATCGATGCCCAGGCCCTGCCGGACCTGCTGTCCTACGACCTGAGCCGGGTGAGCGTGCACGACCTGCTGGCCCGGCGCGCCGAAGTGCCGCTCACCCGGGTCGAGCAGTACCTGGAAGCGGTGAACCTCCGCTCAGAGGAGGCCGAGCTGCTGCAGGTGAGGCCAGGTTCGGCCGCCCTGCTGATGCGCCGCACGACCTTCAGCGGGGAGAAACGGGTGAGCTACGTGATGTACTGGGTCCGGAGTGACCGGTTCAAGTTCGAGTCCACCTTCGAACCCTGA
- a CDS encoding LacI family DNA-binding transcriptional regulator, producing MPPSVPSSRVTIHDVARHAGVSHQTVSRVMNEHPSVAPSTRQKVQQAIHTLHYQPNLAARTLVTQRTSTLGIVGFGLLYYGPAQMMLNIEQAARNRGYSVTLASIPELREAEIERALLDLRRQNVDGIIMITPLKGVDTDRIRAVCGAIPFVLVDAPDAGSLSGATIDQKAGGHLAAQHLIALGHERIALLCGPQRWHDARLRLDGWTEALNEAGLRPVTVLEGDWTAASGFGLTQELLAARTSFTGLLVGNDQMALGALWALHERGVSVPRDVSIVGFDDIPESRFFHPPLTTVRQDFATLGALSLATLLEAIESPDTTPQPHVLKPEILIRASTTTPTPSP from the coding sequence ATGCCCCCATCCGTTCCCTCTTCGCGCGTCACGATCCACGACGTTGCCCGGCACGCGGGCGTGTCTCACCAGACGGTCTCCAGGGTGATGAACGAGCACCCCAGTGTGGCGCCCAGCACGCGCCAGAAAGTGCAGCAGGCCATTCACACCCTCCACTACCAGCCCAACCTGGCGGCCCGGACACTCGTCACGCAGCGCACCAGCACCCTGGGTATTGTCGGTTTCGGCCTGCTGTACTACGGCCCAGCGCAGATGATGCTCAACATTGAGCAGGCCGCGCGTAACCGGGGGTACAGCGTCACGCTCGCCAGCATCCCCGAACTCAGGGAAGCGGAAATCGAGCGCGCCCTGCTCGATCTCCGCCGGCAGAACGTCGACGGCATCATCATGATCACGCCTCTCAAAGGCGTGGACACCGACCGCATCCGCGCCGTATGCGGGGCCATCCCATTCGTCCTGGTCGACGCCCCGGATGCCGGCAGCCTGTCCGGCGCGACCATCGATCAGAAAGCCGGAGGGCACCTGGCCGCGCAGCATCTGATCGCATTGGGCCACGAGCGAATCGCCCTGCTCTGCGGCCCCCAGCGGTGGCACGACGCGCGCCTGCGGCTCGACGGCTGGACTGAAGCGTTGAACGAAGCCGGACTGCGCCCCGTCACGGTGCTGGAAGGAGACTGGACGGCGGCCAGTGGCTTTGGCCTGACCCAGGAACTCCTTGCGGCCCGCACCTCCTTCACCGGCCTTCTCGTGGGCAACGACCAGATGGCCCTCGGCGCGTTGTGGGCGCTGCACGAACGCGGCGTCTCGGTGCCCCGGGACGTGTCCATCGTCGGCTTTGACGACATTCCTGAAAGCCGCTTCTTCCATCCGCCCCTGACGACCGTCCGGCAGGACTTCGCCACGCTCGGCGCCCTCAGCCTCGCCACCCTCCTCGAGGCAATCGAATCGCCGGACACCACACCTCAGCCGCACGTCCTGAAACCCGAAATCCTCATTCGGGCCAGCACCACCACCCCGACCCCCTCCCCCTGA
- the tal gene encoding transaldolase, with the protein MPSKLEQLRDLSVVVADTGDLSAIERYRPQDCTTNPSLILKAAQQPESAGLVREVIEQAARAGEDVERILDRLAVRFGVELTRLVPGLVSTEVDASLSFDRDAMVTKARDFIAMYEAQGVGRERVLIKLATTWEGVRAAEILEREGIRCNLTLVFSLEQAVAAAQAGAFLISPFVGRITDWYKKAEGKDSYPLEEDPGVQSVRRIYAHFKSQGYATVVMGASFRSAAQVEALAGCDRLTVSPALLGELEADQGSLTRALTPGEAATGKEEPLSEGAFRWALIENQMAGEKLNEGIRQFHLDALKLRRMVEEQLRTLGKQPAD; encoded by the coding sequence ATGCCCAGCAAACTTGAACAACTGCGGGACCTGTCCGTCGTGGTGGCCGACACCGGCGACCTGAGTGCCATCGAGCGGTACCGGCCGCAGGACTGCACCACCAACCCGTCCCTGATCCTCAAGGCCGCCCAGCAGCCGGAATCTGCCGGGCTGGTGCGCGAGGTAATCGAGCAGGCCGCCCGCGCCGGCGAGGACGTCGAGCGCATTCTCGACCGGCTCGCCGTGCGCTTCGGCGTGGAACTCACCCGGCTCGTTCCGGGCCTGGTCAGCACCGAAGTGGACGCGAGCCTGTCGTTTGACCGGGACGCCATGGTCACCAAAGCCCGGGACTTCATCGCCATGTACGAAGCCCAGGGCGTGGGCCGCGAGCGGGTGCTGATCAAGCTCGCCACCACATGGGAAGGCGTACGGGCCGCGGAGATCCTGGAGCGCGAAGGCATCCGCTGCAACCTGACGCTGGTATTCAGCCTGGAGCAGGCCGTCGCCGCGGCGCAGGCCGGGGCGTTCCTGATCTCTCCGTTCGTGGGGCGGATCACCGACTGGTACAAGAAGGCCGAAGGCAAGGACAGCTACCCTTTAGAAGAGGATCCCGGAGTGCAAAGCGTGCGGCGGATCTACGCCCACTTCAAGTCACAGGGGTACGCGACCGTCGTGATGGGCGCGTCATTCCGCAGCGCCGCGCAGGTTGAAGCGCTCGCCGGGTGCGACCGGCTGACGGTCAGTCCGGCGCTGCTGGGGGAGCTCGAGGCCGACCAGGGCTCCCTGACGCGGGCGTTGACGCCAGGTGAGGCGGCCACTGGCAAGGAAGAGCCACTGAGCGAAGGCGCGTTCCGTTGGGCGTTGATCGAAAATCAGATGGCCGGGGAGAAACTCAACGAAGGCATCCGGCAGTTTCACCTTGACGCCCTCAAGCTTCGCCGCATGGTTGAGGAGCAGCTCCGGACCCTAGGCAAGCAGCCGGCCGACTGA
- a CDS encoding alpha/beta fold hydrolase, with protein sequence MKTRITLALLAALSTGAAQAGGTDSGRTEGLLDVNGARIHYVSQGAGTPMLLLHGYPLSGELFARNRNALAAAGYRVITIDHRGYGQSTAPATAPGSLETYASDALTVMDRLNVPKAIIGGMSMGGPITFEMWRRAPERFLGMILIDTIANPAGIVEQHVWKGMAQKASTFGPQSLAPELLKDMLTGMTRMNRPADGAFLSNIVKQASVEADVAGATVLATRPDSVLTLKTITVPTLILEGVEDTVYPPEFSMKIMQNVAGSQLVLIPGAAHAAIFEKADAANRAIINWARAHNLR encoded by the coding sequence ATGAAAACAAGGATAACCCTGGCCCTCCTGGCCGCACTCAGCACGGGCGCCGCGCAGGCCGGTGGAACCGACAGCGGACGCACAGAGGGTCTGCTGGACGTGAACGGCGCCCGGATTCACTACGTGTCCCAGGGCGCCGGTACGCCCATGCTCCTGCTGCACGGGTACCCGCTGTCGGGCGAGCTGTTTGCGCGTAACCGTAACGCTCTGGCGGCGGCCGGCTACCGGGTCATCACCATTGACCACCGCGGGTATGGCCAGAGTACCGCCCCTGCCACTGCCCCCGGCAGCCTGGAGACCTACGCGAGTGACGCTCTCACGGTCATGGACCGCCTGAACGTTCCCAAAGCCATCATCGGCGGGATGAGCATGGGTGGCCCGATCACCTTCGAAATGTGGCGCCGCGCGCCGGAACGGTTCCTGGGCATGATCCTGATCGATACGATCGCCAACCCGGCCGGTATCGTCGAGCAGCACGTCTGGAAGGGCATGGCCCAGAAAGCCAGCACCTTCGGGCCGCAGTCCCTCGCCCCGGAACTCCTCAAGGACATGCTGACCGGGATGACACGCATGAATCGCCCTGCCGACGGCGCGTTCCTCTCGAACATCGTGAAGCAGGCCAGCGTGGAGGCCGACGTCGCTGGTGCGACCGTGCTGGCCACCCGGCCGGACTCGGTGCTGACGCTGAAGACCATCACGGTGCCTACCCTGATTCTGGAAGGCGTGGAGGACACCGTATACCCTCCGGAATTCAGCATGAAGATCATGCAGAACGTGGCCGGCAGTCAGCTGGTCCTGATTCCTGGAGCGGCGCACGCAGCCATTTTTGAGAAGGCGGACGCTGCCAACAGGGCCATCATCAATTGGGCCCGCGCCCACAACCTCCGGTAA
- a CDS encoding sugar ABC transporter ATP-binding protein, translating to MTEDVLLHMTGITKAFGGVPALRGAHLTVRRGAVHALIGQNGAGKSTLLKVLTGAYRKDDGNVLFGGQPVAFTSPKQAQQAGIATIYQEVNLVRLQTVAENVLLGHEPRRYGMIDWTAMNAQARRQLDRIGVHVDVTRPLSSYSLAIQQMVAIARALALNAKLVVMDEPTSSLDEREVDTLFGVIRQLSAQGVSVIFVSHRLDELYAACSDITVLRDGQTIYEGPLTLTKVQLISSMIGRNPQDVATQGQTGFVRHQHKGDVLLETQALQQGRHVQDVNLQVRSQEVVGMAGLLGSGRTETVRALFGAEPAQSGQIRYKGRAVHWRSPQDSIRDGLAFCGEDRKHDGIIPDWSVRENLTLALLPRLTKAGIVNRAEQQRVVEQFAGRLNVRCASYDQPIRELSGGNQQKVLLARWLCMKPDLLILDEPTRGIDVGAKAEIQNLISELADDGLSVLMISSDLEELIEGCHRVTVLRDGRSVAHLTEGELSEQSILSAMAHGLTAEPSLHNSVAGSRATPGGAHDGREL from the coding sequence ATGACTGAAGACGTTCTCCTCCACATGACCGGAATCACCAAGGCGTTCGGCGGCGTGCCAGCCCTGAGAGGCGCGCACCTGACGGTCAGGCGAGGCGCCGTTCACGCCCTGATCGGGCAGAACGGCGCCGGAAAGTCCACCCTTCTCAAAGTGCTGACCGGCGCCTACCGCAAGGATGACGGCAACGTCCTCTTCGGCGGTCAGCCGGTCGCATTCACGTCCCCCAAACAGGCCCAGCAGGCGGGCATCGCCACGATCTACCAGGAGGTGAACCTGGTGCGCCTCCAGACGGTCGCCGAGAACGTGCTGCTGGGCCACGAACCCCGGCGGTACGGCATGATCGACTGGACAGCCATGAACGCCCAGGCCCGCCGGCAGCTGGACCGGATCGGCGTGCACGTGGACGTGACCCGGCCGCTGTCCAGTTACAGCCTCGCCATCCAGCAGATGGTGGCGATCGCGCGGGCCCTCGCCCTGAACGCGAAACTGGTCGTGATGGATGAACCGACGTCGTCACTCGATGAACGCGAAGTCGACACCCTGTTCGGGGTCATCCGGCAGCTCAGCGCGCAGGGCGTGTCCGTCATTTTCGTGTCCCACCGGCTGGACGAGCTGTACGCCGCCTGCAGCGACATCACCGTGCTGCGCGACGGGCAGACCATCTATGAGGGACCGCTCACCCTGACCAAGGTGCAACTGATCTCCAGCATGATCGGCCGGAACCCGCAGGACGTCGCCACGCAGGGCCAGACCGGGTTCGTCCGGCACCAGCACAAAGGGGACGTGCTGCTTGAAACACAGGCGCTTCAACAAGGACGGCACGTCCAGGACGTGAACCTGCAGGTCCGCTCCCAGGAGGTCGTCGGCATGGCCGGCCTGCTGGGGTCCGGGCGCACCGAAACCGTCCGCGCCCTGTTCGGCGCTGAGCCGGCGCAGTCCGGCCAGATTCGCTACAAGGGCCGCGCCGTGCACTGGAGGAGCCCCCAGGATTCCATCCGTGACGGCCTGGCTTTCTGCGGAGAGGACCGCAAGCACGACGGCATCATTCCCGACTGGTCGGTGCGTGAGAACCTCACGCTGGCGCTGCTGCCCCGCCTGACCAAAGCAGGAATCGTCAACCGCGCCGAACAGCAGAGGGTGGTCGAGCAGTTTGCAGGGCGCCTGAACGTCCGCTGCGCCAGTTACGACCAGCCGATCCGCGAGCTGTCCGGCGGCAACCAGCAGAAGGTCCTGCTCGCCCGGTGGCTGTGCATGAAACCTGACCTCCTGATCCTGGATGAGCCGACACGCGGCATCGACGTGGGCGCCAAAGCTGAAATTCAAAACCTGATCAGCGAACTGGCAGACGACGGCCTGAGCGTCCTGATGATCTCCTCCGACCTTGAGGAACTGATTGAAGGCTGTCACCGCGTCACGGTGCTGCGCGACGGCCGCTCGGTGGCGCACCTGACCGAAGGGGAACTCAGTGAACAGAGCATCCTGAGTGCCATGGCCCACGGCCTGACAGCTGAACCTTCACTCCACAACAGCGTCGCAGGCTCTCGAGCCACACCAGGAGGCGCCCATGACGGCCGTGAACTCTAA
- a CDS encoding ABC transporter permease, giving the protein MTAVNSKLPASRRAPLLTQHSALFALLGLLLFNVITTPNFLTLNVLNLNMTQTATILIVAVGMTFVIATGGIDLSVGSIMAISGALAPLLFISSGLPPHLGVPLGVLLPILAAGACGAFNGFLVTRFQIQPIIATLVLFIAGRGIAQVISGGQLINFPDDRFRFLGSGALFGVNIQVFLMLIIVAVALWVIRTTLFGRQVIAVGGNAEAARLAGVPVMRTKVAVYTLSGMLAGLAGLISIAVNNSSDANLVGQNMELDAIAAVAVGGTALSGGKVSLTGTLIGALFIQLLRYTLLVKGVPDSAALIVKAAIIVIAVALQHRRRK; this is encoded by the coding sequence ATGACGGCCGTGAACTCTAAACTTCCCGCTTCGCGACGAGCGCCGCTGCTGACACAACACAGCGCCTTGTTCGCCCTCCTGGGCCTGCTGCTGTTCAACGTCATCACAACGCCGAACTTCCTCACGCTGAACGTCCTGAACCTCAACATGACCCAGACGGCCACCATCCTGATCGTCGCCGTGGGCATGACGTTCGTGATCGCCACAGGCGGGATCGACCTGTCCGTCGGGTCGATCATGGCCATCAGCGGCGCCCTTGCTCCGCTCCTCTTCATCAGCAGTGGCCTGCCGCCCCACCTGGGCGTGCCGCTGGGCGTTCTCCTGCCCATCCTGGCGGCCGGCGCGTGCGGCGCCTTCAACGGGTTCCTGGTCACGCGCTTCCAGATTCAGCCCATCATCGCCACGCTGGTGCTGTTCATCGCAGGCCGGGGCATCGCGCAGGTCATCAGTGGGGGGCAGCTGATCAATTTCCCTGACGACCGGTTCAGGTTCCTGGGTTCAGGCGCACTCTTCGGCGTCAACATCCAGGTGTTCCTGATGCTGATCATCGTCGCAGTCGCCCTCTGGGTCATCCGGACCACCCTGTTCGGCCGTCAGGTGATCGCGGTGGGCGGAAACGCCGAAGCGGCCCGCTTGGCCGGCGTGCCGGTCATGAGAACCAAGGTGGCCGTGTACACCCTCAGCGGCATGCTCGCCGGTCTGGCCGGCCTGATCTCCATCGCCGTCAACAACTCGTCGGACGCCAACCTGGTCGGCCAGAACATGGAACTCGACGCCATCGCCGCGGTGGCGGTGGGCGGCACCGCCCTGAGCGGCGGGAAGGTCTCACTGACCGGAACGCTGATCGGCGCGCTGTTCATCCAGCTGCTGCGCTACACGCTCCTCGTCAAAGGCGTCCCCGATTCCGCCGCGCTGATCGTCAAAGCCGCCATTATCGTCATTGCCGTCGCGCTGCAGCACCGCCGGAGGAAGTGA
- a CDS encoding ABC transporter substrate-binding protein yields MKIQTVLLSTVAATLTLALAQGGALPKLAVKPTYRVCFNQSEMDNPWRLAQTKSMQDEAKRLGWTLIFTNANGSAAKQVSDVRSCIAQRVDAIFLTPREQKPLTPIVLEAKRAGIPLFVIDRTVDETVAKPGQDFVAFIGSDFYDEGRRAAEWLVKQTKGQAKIIELQGSTGSSPAIDRQKGFADYIRKYPGIKIVASQTGNFTRDEGRKVMEALIQAHPEATAVYAHNDEMALGAITALETAGRKPGKDITLVSIDGQKSALNAIIAGKLGATVECNPRFGVKAFQTLKDYAAGKKIAPRLVNEDRFFDVTNARQMLNSAF; encoded by the coding sequence ATGAAGATTCAAACTGTCCTGCTGTCCACCGTCGCCGCCACCCTGACCCTGGCGCTCGCGCAGGGAGGCGCGCTGCCCAAACTGGCAGTCAAGCCGACCTACCGCGTGTGCTTCAACCAGTCGGAAATGGACAACCCGTGGCGCCTCGCCCAGACCAAGTCCATGCAGGACGAAGCCAAACGCCTGGGCTGGACGCTCATTTTCACGAATGCCAACGGCTCCGCCGCCAAACAGGTCTCGGACGTCCGCTCCTGCATCGCCCAGCGCGTGGACGCCATTTTCCTCACACCCCGCGAACAGAAACCGCTGACGCCCATCGTGCTCGAAGCCAAGCGGGCCGGCATTCCGCTGTTCGTCATCGACCGGACAGTCGATGAGACCGTCGCCAAACCCGGCCAGGACTTCGTGGCGTTCATCGGCTCGGACTTCTACGACGAAGGCCGCCGCGCCGCAGAGTGGCTGGTCAAGCAGACAAAAGGCCAGGCGAAAATCATCGAACTGCAGGGCTCGACAGGCTCTTCGCCCGCCATCGACCGGCAAAAGGGCTTTGCCGACTACATCAGGAAATACCCTGGAATCAAGATTGTCGCGTCCCAGACCGGCAATTTCACCCGCGACGAGGGCCGCAAAGTCATGGAAGCCCTGATTCAGGCCCATCCAGAAGCGACCGCTGTCTACGCTCACAACGACGAGATGGCGCTCGGGGCCATCACGGCCCTGGAAACAGCGGGCCGCAAACCCGGCAAAGACATCACCCTGGTCAGCATCGACGGCCAGAAATCCGCGCTGAACGCCATTATTGCCGGCAAGCTCGGTGCGACCGTCGAATGCAACCCGCGCTTCGGGGTCAAAGCGTTCCAGACACTCAAGGACTACGCCGCCGGGAAGAAGATCGCCCCACGACTGGTGAACGAGGACCGCTTCTTCGACGTCACCAACGCCAGGCAGATGCTTAACTCCGCCTTCTGA
- a CDS encoding ABC transporter permease: MALAHRSPGTSFWTHLKPFLSQGALIALVLLVTFAAWRYDGFLSAYNISSFFRYNSMFMLIAIGMTFVIVTGGIDLSVGSVAALASVVAALASPHGLLAGLLAGALAGAAVGLLNGLVITRLRVEPFVATLGTFLGARGLAQLASRQTAVSVDQAGAFTKLGQGDLLGVPVPLVITLVALGLGVVLLRFTRFGRYALCTGDNEDAARLMGFNVDQVKLGVYVVSGLLAGLAGVILASQFGAGQPVEGVGWELTAIAGVVVGGTLLTGGRGSLGNSMIGVILLGLIFNVLNFENGKGVISIDVFWQNVIRGVFLLIVVVLQSSRVARQDHPG; encoded by the coding sequence ATGGCCCTCGCCCACCGCAGTCCTGGTACATCCTTCTGGACCCACCTCAAGCCCTTCCTGAGCCAGGGCGCGCTGATCGCCCTCGTGCTGCTCGTGACGTTCGCGGCCTGGCGCTACGACGGGTTCCTCTCGGCCTACAACATCAGCAGTTTCTTCCGGTACAACTCGATGTTCATGCTGATCGCTATCGGCATGACGTTCGTGATCGTGACCGGCGGCATCGACCTGTCCGTGGGCAGCGTCGCGGCCCTGGCAAGTGTCGTCGCGGCCCTGGCCAGCCCGCATGGCCTGCTGGCCGGCCTGCTGGCCGGCGCGCTGGCCGGCGCGGCCGTGGGGCTGCTCAACGGCCTGGTCATCACGCGCCTGCGGGTGGAACCGTTCGTGGCGACCCTCGGAACGTTTCTCGGTGCCCGCGGTCTCGCCCAGCTGGCCTCCAGGCAGACGGCCGTGTCCGTGGATCAGGCAGGCGCCTTCACGAAACTCGGCCAGGGGGACCTGCTGGGCGTTCCGGTGCCACTGGTGATCACCCTGGTGGCGCTGGGACTCGGCGTCGTTCTGCTGCGCTTCACCCGCTTCGGCCGTTACGCGCTGTGCACCGGCGACAACGAAGACGCCGCCCGCCTGATGGGATTCAATGTTGATCAGGTGAAACTGGGGGTGTACGTGGTCTCCGGTCTGCTGGCCGGACTCGCCGGCGTGATTCTGGCCTCGCAGTTCGGCGCGGGCCAGCCCGTCGAAGGTGTGGGCTGGGAACTGACCGCCATCGCCGGCGTGGTGGTGGGCGGCACACTCCTGACCGGCGGACGAGGCTCCCTGGGCAACAGCATGATCGGCGTCATCCTGCTCGGCCTGATCTTCAACGTGCTGAACTTCGAGAACGGCAAAGGGGTCATCTCAATCGACGTGTTCTGGCAGAACGTGATTCGCGGTGTGTTCCTGTTGATTGTGGTGGTCCTGCAATCCAGCCGGGTGGCCCGCCAGGACCACCCGGGATGA
- a CDS encoding GNAT family N-acetyltransferase, which produces MTLLARAIREKTSPERVLVLQDDLAPLSVAAMQVAGWTLDSTEYVYETNLLPRRHGLHAGVLEGGMALLADPRVQPLLQALGRNALDLQKHYREDWTFVALLEKDVLVALGSYGTAKPGYGGTDMIGVHPTRRGQGFGTRLHAHMLSRLTARHARHGGITSADNVAMQQIFHRNGSQRVAVQMYFRPA; this is translated from the coding sequence TTGACGCTTCTCGCCAGGGCAATTCGGGAGAAAACGAGTCCGGAACGTGTACTGGTGCTGCAGGATGACCTTGCGCCCTTGAGTGTGGCCGCCATGCAGGTGGCAGGCTGGACCCTCGACAGCACCGAGTACGTGTATGAGACGAACCTGCTCCCGCGCCGCCACGGGCTTCACGCAGGCGTGCTTGAAGGCGGCATGGCCCTCCTGGCCGACCCCCGGGTTCAACCGCTGCTGCAGGCGCTGGGAAGAAACGCTCTTGACCTGCAGAAACATTATCGTGAAGACTGGACCTTCGTTGCCCTTCTGGAAAAGGACGTCCTCGTGGCCCTGGGAAGCTACGGCACCGCGAAGCCAGGATATGGAGGCACGGACATGATCGGTGTGCATCCCACCAGGCGCGGACAAGGTTTCGGCACCCGGTTGCATGCCCATATGCTGTCGCGCCTGACGGCCCGTCATGCCCGGCACGGGGGCATCACCTCCGCTGACAACGTGGCGATGCAGCAGATTTTCCACCGGAATGGCAGTCAACGCGTTGCCGTCCAGATGTATTTCAGACCCGCCTGA